In the genome of Kluyveromyces marxianus DMKU3-1042 DNA, complete genome, chromosome 1, one region contains:
- the DER1 gene encoding derlin, which yields MDLLPDLPPITKYYLYGTIAMAIARHYDLLSIYDVLYSWDLVYHKKQYLRLVYALFDLGLSSTSMLFTFTVISSLKEWEQSAVSKRRFAIQLIGMYLVIISISIYTELPHSVGGILGFNIWYYVTKKSRNIIHLGDDLEIRQAWLPILSMGLGWGRWKWNTLQLLSVFLPGHLVYFFNEAMQKTYGFEI from the coding sequence ATGGATCTTCTACCAGATTTACCACCGATTACAAAGTACTATCTATATGGTACAATAGCGATGGCTATCGCAAGGCATTATGATCTTTTAAGTATATATGACGTGTTATATTCGTGGGATCTAGTGTACCATAAAAAACAGTATTTGAGATTAGTCTATGCTTTGTTTGATTTAGGGCTTTCGTCTACATCTATGCTTTTCACATTCACTGTTATTTCATCATTAAAGGAATGGGAACAGAGCGCGGTTTCGAAGAGGAGGTTCGCAATTCAGTTAATTGGAATGTACCTGGTTATAATTTCTATCAGCATTTACACGGAACTTCCTCATTCCGTAGGTGGCATTTTGGGGTTCAATATATGGTATTATGTGACTAAGAAAAGCAGAAATATCATACATTTAGGCGATGATTTAGAGATCAGACAGGCGTGGCTGCCTATCTTATCGATGGGTCTTGGATGGGGACGTTGGAAATGGAATACTTTGCAACTGTTATCTGTATTTTTGCCCGGGCATTTGGTTTACTTCTTTAATGAGGCTATGCAGAAAACTTACGGATTTGAGATCTAA
- the BTS1 gene encoding farnesyltranstransferase: MESLDQIIKDSSLQAPAPVVAPFEYLVKMQGKKVRTRLLYEFAKLYEVPAASVDAVSEFIDELHTASLLIDDIEDNAELRRGKVAAHKKFGIWTTLNSAQCAVYIAISKLLGKENQASLPSIINEELIRLHFGQGQDIYWRDNGIVPSLEEYYEMAKNKTGGLFRLMVRLLQALSSNKERSKDYDLIPLANAAGILYQIRDDYLNLFSNQMFEQKGFADDLTEGKFSFPIIHGITLSHSVDGDNYVLKTILSKPTDIDTKTQLLDYLKEKTHTDVYTREIINSLGNKVISEFIPDELDSIKAILSKLCDLN, encoded by the coding sequence ATGGAATCTTTGGATCAGATCATCAAGGACAGTAGCCTACAGGCGCCAGCTCCTGTAGTTGCTCCATTTGAGTATTTGGTGAAAATGCAAGGTAAGAAGGTACGCACGCGTCTTCTTTATGAGTTTGCAAAACTATACGAGGTTCCAGCGGCTTCAGTAGACGCAGTAAGCGAGTTCATTGATGAGCTTCATACAGCTAGTTTATTGATCGACGATATCGAGGACAATGCTGAACTCAGACGTGGTAAAGTGGCAGCGCATAAGAAGTTTGGTATTTGGACCACTTTGAACAGTGCGCAATGTGCTGTATACATTGCTATATCGAAGTTATTGGGAAAGGAAAATCAAGCGTCTCTACCGTCCATTATAAACGAGGAATTAATTCGATTACATTTTGGCCAAGGTCAAGACATATACTGGAGGGACAACGGAATCGTCCCTAGCTTAGAAGAATACTATGAAATGGCTAAGAATAAAACTGGTGGGCTTTTCAGGTTGATGGTGAGGCTGCTGCAAGCCTTGTCATCTAACAAAGAACGTTCGAAAGACTATGACTTAATACCACTAGCCAACGCTGCAGGGATACTTTACCAGATTCGTGATGATTACTTGAACCTATTTTCGAATCAAATGTTTGAACAAAAAGGCTTCGCTGATGACCTCACTGAGGGAAAGTTCTCTTTCCCTATAATTCATGGTATTACTCTGTCTCATAGTGTTGATGGTGATAATTATGTCTTGAAAACAATTCTCTCAAAACCAACAGATATTGATACGAAGACCCAGTTACTAGACTACTTAAAGGAGAAGACACATACTGACGTATACACTAGAGAAATAATCAATAGTTTGGGGAATAAGGTAATATCAGAGTTTATTCCTGATGAATTGGATTCAATAAAGGCTATACTATCAAAGTTATGTGATCTAAACTAA
- the HTC1 gene encoding Htc1p, protein MTESEETLSWNQIQELIQSGELYKLVRSPEVAASYREFRAKLESQGWNLVSHILETRLHWEQSELQQLNTVKYPTDEDKADAIFRDKSTLKILKNDFPYNFESDVSHLLVWSKIYIPLYLPLGDNVPDLEYHKHMNPKVKSLVERLLHQMLSPLGLTEYVWFINYPRLQSIKTVSHIHVLIKSSDTKSVERLLTDESLIVPIS, encoded by the coding sequence ATGACTGAATCGGAAGAAACCCTTAGCTGGAATCAAATTCAGGAATTAATCCAGTCGGGAGAACTATACAAGCTTGTACGTTCGCCAGAAGTGGCTGCCTCCTACCGAGAGTTCAGGGCAAAATTAGAATCCCAGGGTTGGAACTTGGTTTCTCACATATTGGAAACAAGGCTTCATTGGGAACAATCAGAGTTGCAACAGTTGAACACAGTAAAATATCCCACAGACGAAGATAAGGCAGACGCCATCTTTAGAGATAAAAGCACGCTCAAAATACTCAAAAATGACTTCCCATACAACTTCGAGTCTGACGTTTCGCACCTGCTGGTCTGGTCCAAAATCTACATACCCTTATACCTCCCTCTAGGCGATAACGTGCCAGACTTGGAGTACCACAAACATATGAACCCTAAGGTCAAGTCGCTCGTCGAAAGATTATTGCATCAAATGCTCTCGCCACTGGGCTTAACCGAATACGTGTGGTTCATTAACTATCCAAGGTTGCAAAGTATTAAAACAGTCTCTCACATTCATGTGCTAATTAAGTCATCTGATACCAAGTCCGTCGAGCGTCTTTTGACTGACGAGTCGTTGATAGTTCCGATCTCCTGA
- the RGL1 gene encoding Rgl1p, whose translation MTYPVISLKPSYNPIIRGCPGLPDTLPRIECELRIRSNDGKPFFIRNIQTSLKTLECLNTGLGSFASKRTKMDIETVHHKRSMKISDKKLVGLDIPLTIALPDDIKETNYNSKIGHCYTVLECDVWYSTKDSSSSQLWQTFSHIVNVERYVLIASPQLYPPISKTITSPDRKFRVQLTINNPCVTTDDLLSLNLTLYPEAASHGQKQGIFNKQVKIKSISLELRELLELYDANSDVRENVLQSVSKVYNEPIPESGFKVKLNLRVLTKNPLLHIYETSLNEPAVMYQLPSHPPQLEQVRPPETVILKGKHIKEPFQYNSSITTRGKLFSVIHSIMIKFKISKGKDFEVSYPIDVSPWPKTHLNHLEQLIYQEREIAKNARAFYQNYGGIRRNKNGQLEYPPLPSVIYLPTKESLTQLGVLYNTDSKVPRRMFLIE comes from the coding sequence ATGACCTATCCTGTGATATCCCTTAAACCAAGCTACAATCCTATTATTAGAGGGTGTCCTGGTTTGCCAGACACCCTTCCCAGAATCGAATGTGAGCTTAGAATTAGATCTAATGATGGAAAGCCCTTTTTTATCAGAAATATACAAACAAGTCTCAAAACTCTCGAGTGCTTGAATACGGGATTGGGATCATTCGCTTCTAAGCGGACAAAAATGGATATTGAAACGGTCCACCATAAGAGAAGTATGAAAATCTCGGACAAAAAACTTGTTGGATTGGATATTCCACTCACGATTGCCCTTCCAGACGACATCAAGGAAACGAATTACAATTCGAAAATCGGTCATTGCTATACAGTACTTGAATGTGATGTTTGGTATAGTACTAAAGACTCCAGTTCAAGCCAGCTCTGGCAGACCTTCTCGCATATCGTGAATGTAGAGAGGTATGTGTTGATCGCATCACCGCAACTATATCCACCAATATCGAAAACCATTACATCACCAGATAGGAAGTTCAGAGTACAACTAACGATTAACAATCCCTGTGTTACGACGGATGACCTACTTTCACTGAACTTAACGCTGTATCCGGAGGCAGCGTCTCATGGCCAAAAACAAGGAATTTTCAATAAACAGGTTAAAATAAAGAGCATTTCTTTAGAACTCAGAGAGCTATTAGAACTCTACGACGCGAATTCGGATGTAAGGGAAAATGTCCTTCAATCAGTGTCAAAGGTATACAATGAACCCATCCCAGAATCCGGTTTCAAAGTCAAGTTAAACCTGAGGGTATTAACCAAGAACCCGCTTCTACATATTTACGAGACTTCGTTGAATGAACCCGCTGTAATGTATCAACTACCTTCTCACCCACCCCAGTTAGAACAAGTAAGGCCACCAGAAACAGTAATTCTTAAGGGCAAACACATCAAGGAGCCGTTCCAGTACAATTCATCCATCACAACGAGAGGAAAACTATTCTCTGTTATCCATTCTATCATGATAAAGTTCAAGATATCGAAAGGcaaagattttgaagtATCATACCCAATTGATGTTTCTCCTTGGCCAAAAACCCACTTGAACCACCTGGAACAGCTTATATACCAAGAACGTGAAATTGCTAAGAATGCAAGAGCTTTCTACCAAAATTATGGTGGTATAAGACGGAATAAAAATGGACAGCTAGAATATCCACCACTACCTTCGGTCATATACCTTCCCACGAAGGAATCCTTAACCCAGTTAGGTGTCCTTTATAACACAGACTCAAAAGTCCCCAGAAGGATGTTCCTAATCGAATAA
- the MCM7 gene encoding DNA replication licensing factor MCM7 encodes MASSVLPTLDLGIDYELAQENIKDFLVHYKEETATSGEEQEDGNDNSDIGQGPKYMQQLQNIANREQDSLFIELDDIYHYQRTKQFEQAPDNQGRNLLNLHYMVMENTKRFSELFCNCVDELLPAPTKDIDYETDVLDVILHQRRLRNERNILETRDEFQQMAQSLNEDSQPNLDQLASTDADLFPATLIRRYHLYFKPLTNRSTRKLKPLSVREIKGNYLGKLITVRGIITRVSDVKPSVLVNAYTCDQCGHEVFQEVNKRTFTPIVECPSAQCSENQTKGQLFMSTRASKFSAFQECKIQELSDQVPIGHIPRTLTIHVNGPLARSMIPGDVVDVSGIYLPSPYTGFRALKAGLLTETYLETQYVYQHKKKFASLQVDEHLKDRVAKIVEQGDVYNRLAKSIAPEIYGNLDVKKSLLLLLVGGVDKHVGDGMRIRGDINICLMGDPGVAKSQLLKSICKISPRGVYTTGKGSSGVGLTAAVMKDPVTDEMVLEGGALVLADNGICCIDEFDKMDESDRTAIHEVMEQQTISISKAGINTTLNARASILAAANPLYGRYNPRLSPLENINLPAALLSRFDIMFLLLDLPSRENDEKLAEHVTYVHMHDKQPDFGFEPIPSNEMREYIAYAKTKRPVLSEAVNEHIVQSYTRMRQDSKKALDSRFSFGQATPRTLLAIIRLSQALAKLRLSDSVEIEDVDEALRLVEVSKESLYSDNKNPYEDENPTTRIYTIIKKMATENGRFNKRLPYESIVRTIRSRGFTMLQLASCIKEYEYLNVWHQIEDGNTLLFIDDIDESADDESAPASQMTESSQAEDITME; translated from the coding sequence ATGGCTTCTTCAGTTTTGCCCACGCTGGATCTGGGTATTGATTACGAACTAGCTCAGGAAAACATCAAGGATTTCCTAGTGCACTACAAGGAGGAAACAGCAACTTCTGgtgaagaacaagaagatggaaacGATAATAGTGACATTGGTCAAGGTCCAAAATATATGCAACAACTGCAAAACATTGCCAATCGGGAACAAGATTCTCTTTTTATCGAATTAGATGATATTTACCACTACCAAAGAACAAAGCAGTTCGAACAGGCACCTGACAATCAGGGACGGAACCTACTAAATCTACATTACATGGTGATGGAAAATACTAAGCGCTTTTCGGAGCTCTTTTGCAACTGTGTTGATGAACTTTTGCCTGCCCCAACTAAGGACATAGATTACGAGACTGACGTGTTAGACGTGATCCTGCACCAAAGAAGGTTgagaaatgaaagaaatatcTTGGAAACCAGAGACGAGTTCCAACAGATGGCACAATCTTTAAATGAAGATAGCCAACCCAATTTGGATCAGTTGGCTTCTACTGATGCAGATTTGTTCCCAGCAACTCTAATCAGAAGATATCATCTATACTTTAAACCTTTGACAAACAGATCCACCAGGAAACTCAAACCACTCTCTGTCAGAGAAATCAAGGGTAACTACCTGGGTAAACTTATTACTGTTCGTGGTATCATTACCAGAGTATCTGATGTGAAACCAAGTGTTCTAGTCAATGCATACACTTGTGACCAATGTGGTCATGAAGTGTTCCAGGAGGTTAACAAAAGAACTTTCACCCCAATTGTCGAATGTCCCTCGGCTCAATGTTCAGAAAATCAAACCAAAGGTCAATTATTCATGAGTACCAGAGCTTCCAAGTTTAGTGCTTTCCAAGAATGTAAAATTCAGGAGTTATCGGACCAAGTGCCAATCGGTCACATCCCAAGAACTCTAACAATTCACGTCAATGGACCTCTAGCTAGATCAATGATCCCAGGTGATGTTGTGGATGTCAGTGGTATATATTTGCCTTCGCCTTACACTGGTTTCCGTGCATTGAAGGCAGGGTTATTGACCGAGACATACCTCGAAACCCAGTACGTTTACCAGcacaaaaagaagtttgcTTCGCTTCAGGTCGATGAACACTTAAAGGATAGAGTTGCTAAAATAGTGGAACAAGGGGATGTCTATAATAGATTAGCTAAGTCAATTGCACCAGAAATTTACGGTAACCTCGATGTGAAAAAATCGCTACTCCTATTACTTGTTGGTGGTGTAGACAAACACGTTGGTGATGGTATGAGGATTAGAGGTGATATCAACATTTGTCTCATGGGTGATCCTGGTGTTGCTAAATCTCAATTGTTAAAGTCAATTTGTAAAATTTCACCAAGAGGTGTCTACACGACAGGTAAGGGTTCTTCAGGTGTGGGTTTAACCGCAGCAGTTATGAAGGACCCAGTAACAGATGAAATGGTCTTGGAAGGTGGTGCTTTGGTTCTAGCAGATAATGGTATCTGTTGtattgatgaatttgaCAAAATGGATGAAAGTGATAGAACAGCTATTCACGAAGTTATGGAACAACAAACCATCTCTATTTCGAAGGCTGGTATCAATACCACATTGAATGCTAGAGCTTCTATCCTTGCTGCTGCCAATCCTCTGTATGGTAGATACAATCCAAGATTATCACCTCTAGAGAATATCAATTTACCAGCTGCTCTTCTCTCTAGATTTGACATAATGTTCTTGTTACTAGATCTACCAAGCAGAGAAAACGACGAGAAATTGGCAGAGCATGTTACCTATGTTCATATGCATGACAAACAACCAGACTTTGGTTTCGAACCAATTCCATCAAATGAAATGAGGGAATACATCGCTTATGCAAAGACAAAGAGACCCGTACTTTCTGAAGCCGTTAATGAACACATTGTCCAATCTTATACCAGAATGAGACAAGACTCTAAAAAAGCATTAGATTCCAGGTTCTCTTTCGGACAGGCAACACCAAGAACATTACTTGCTATTATTAGATTATCACAGGCTCTAGCAAAACTAAGATTGAGTGATAGTGTTGAGATCGAAGATGTTGATGAAGCTTTGAGATTGGTGGAAGTTTCCAAGGAGTCATTGTACAGCGATAACAAGAATCCATACGAAGATGAAAACCCAACGACAAGAATCTATACTATTATTAAAAAGATGGCAACGGAGAATGGCAGATTCAACAAGAGACTACCATACGAGTCTATCGTCAGAACCATTAGATCAAGAGGTTTCACGATGTTGCAACTAGCAAGTTGCATAAAGGAATATGAGTACTTGAACGTTTGGCATCAAATAGAGGATGGAAATACCTTATTGTTTATTGATGACATCGATGAATCAGCAGACGATGAATCAGCACCAGCAAGCCAGATGACAGAAAGCTCACAAGCAGAAGATATCACTATGGAATAG
- the AAH1 gene encoding adenine deaminase, which yields MAKYECTAEVTSFLTELPKCEHHLHLEGTLEPELLFPLAKRNGIVLPDNFPKDAEELQKIYSNFADLQDFLNYYYIGCNVLISEDDFFELAWSYFKRVSSQGLKHAEVFYDPQSHTSRGISLETVTRGFQRACEKAQKEFNISSKLIMCMLRHCPVEECLDLVKSAKTLIENNVISGLGLDSAEKPFPPELFVECYQLAKSYNSNLQLTAHAGEEGGPDYVKNSLDLLETTRIDHGVRSIEDKELIKRLADQKTMLTVCPLSNVKLQVVKDVSELPLQELLDNNVPFSINSDDPAYFGGYILQNYLEVYTRFGWTKAVWAKIAKQSIEGSWCDAKRKAELLAEVEAVVNKYPNLS from the coding sequence ATGGCCAAATACGAATGTACTGCAGAAGTGACTAGCTTTTTAACTGAACTTCCAAAATGTGAACACCATTTGCACTTGGAAGGTACGCTAGAACCTGAATTATTGTTCCCATTGGCCAAGCGTAATGGAATTGTTTTGCCTGATAACTTTCCTAAGGATGCAGAGGAGTTACAGAAGATTTACAGCAATTTTGCCGACTTGCAAGACTTTTtgaactactactacattGGATGCAACGTTCTAATTAGTGAGGACGATTTCTTTGAACTAGCCTGGAGCTACTTCAAGAGAGTTAGTTCTCAAGGTTTGAAACATGCAGAGGTCTTCTACGACCCTCAATCTCATACTTCTAGAGGCATCTCCCTGGAAACTGTTACTCGTGGTTTCCAGAGAGCCTGTGAGAAGGcacaaaaagaattcaacaTCAGTTCCAAATTGATTATGTGCATGTTGAGACACTGTCCTGTTGAAGAATGTTTGGATTTGGTCAAAAGTGCTAAGACTTTGATTGAGAACAATGTTATCTCTGGGTTAGGTCTTGACTCTGCTGAGAAGCCATTCCCACCAGAACTCTTCGTTGAGTGTTACCAACTTGCAAAGAGTTACAACTCAAATTTACAACTCACTGCACATGCtggtgaagaaggtggTCCAGACTATGTGAAGAACTCATTAGACTTGTTGGAAACTACCAGAATTGACCACGGTGTTAGAAGTATTGAGGATAAGGAATTGATCAAGAGATTAGCTGACCAGAAGACTATGTTGACTGTATGTCCTTTATCCAACGTTAAGCTACAAGTTGTTAAGGATGTTTCGGAACTTCCATTGCAAGAACTTTTGGACAACAATGTTCCTTTCTCCATTAACTCTGATGATCCAGCCTATTTTGGAGGTTATATTCTACAAAACTATCTAGAAGTTTACACAAGATTTGGCTGGACAAAGGCTGTCTGGGCCAAAATTGCCAAGCAAAGTATTGAAGGCTCATGGTGTGATGCTAAGAGAAAGGCGGAACTTCTAGCTGAGGTTGAGGCAGTTGTTAACAAGTATCCAAACTTGTCATGA
- the VPS28 gene encoding ESCRT-I subunit protein VPS28 encodes MQDYRAPVNHYGSQNSTRPFNPKLLEEFQLFDINTQAREREIVETLGEIYSIIITLDHVEKAYLKDDIGSDEYTALANKLINQYRTYLSDKDVEERFHDLETFKTKWQITASNAITRLERGIPVTVEHGTSGDFGSQDNISQDGTANGVSNGNNKYSGKRVAEATGNFITVMDALKLNYKTREQLHPLMSELLLSVNRVTSNDFENRNKLVEWIIKINKLKNDESLSDSEVQQLLYALESAYKSFYTLLE; translated from the coding sequence ATGCAAGACTACAGGGCACCGGTAAATCATTACGGCAGTCAAAACAGCACAAGGCCCTtcaatccaaaacttcTAGAGGAATTTCAATTATTTGATATCAATACACAGGCGAGGGAGAGAGAAATCGTTGAAACCTTAGGGGAAATATATTCCATCATTATTACATTAGACCATGTGGAGAAGGCATATTTGAAGGATGATATAGGTAGCGATGAGTACACTGCTTTGGCAAATAAACTCATAAATCAATATAGAACTTATCTCAGTGATAAAGATGTTGAAGAGCGCTTTCACGATCTAGAAACTTTCAAAACAAAGTGGCAAATAACAGCCTCTAATGCAATTACAAGATTGGAAAGAGGAATACCGGTGACAGTAGAGCATGGTACGAGTGGCGACTTTGGTTCACAAGACAATATATCACAAGACGGCACGGCAAACGGCGTTTcaaatggtaataataaatacaGCGGCAAACGCGTAGCCGAAGCTACAGGAAATTTCATCACGGTGATGGATGCTTTGAAACTAAATTACAAAACAAGGGAACAACTACATCCTTTAATGTCTGAATTGTTACTAAGTGTTAATCGAGTAACTAGTAATGACTTCGAGAATAGAAATAAACTAGTAGAATGGATTATCAAGATCAACAAATTAAAAAACGACGAAAGTCTATCGGATTCAGAAGTACAACAGCTTTTATACGCTCTCGAAAGTGCATACAAATCATTTTATACCCTCCTCGAATAG
- the MUK1 gene encoding guanine nucleotide exchange factor MUK1 — MNNEQSSGTTNTEMNERGTERVRSMVFHTPPYSNPSFDPKQSISESYRDGLSSGVSNTSDDKRKPAMVRSASSPGSHTSSSCSSGDDLSPVSSIPDELMKLIDFFIDDLKQPKYSKPLTIMQLSQIFQRFYERFDRSAQQHFNAQFSPGGISGNSSSASALFNARETKNSGLSSIFNRSRSSSLRNNGSRTRTRTNSQQNFQQLLTPEEISNQIKIQERNNLMVDQIMDLCETEIFRKILQVGTGTGKPVKISTNQPAVNHNTSWKMTSLFRNNPEFIEFDKLLTTKLNTVKELSDSQLLDLPTFLALDTKNDEQLQSVGSSFDELLNDTVSPCEKVTCLKKLHDMLLELDRNNTDEILPSMIYLLIDHPRRELFLNLQFIKLFRYHRRLKEKELYVTTNFEAAISFIDSVTTKDLLPFCKHVEEIEIPQLEVISDQIKLPLASEEPFMPDFKRSNSLSDLISVGNVIDSGLRNLMGRLKTYTPPPVPPGSNTPVPLGQHGSSPLAEVNDTLTGDWRRYKDSKFEDLKISDMRNIFDIYQNLANKSK; from the coding sequence ATGAATAACGAACAGTCCTCAGGGACAACAAACACCGAAATGAACGAGAGAGGGACCGAAAGAGTGCGCTCGATGGTATTTCATACACCTCCATACTCCAACCCGTCGTTTGATCCAAAACAGTCGATTAGTGAGTCGTATCGTGACGGGTTAAGTTCTGGTGTTTCTAACACCAGTGATGATAAAAGAAAACCTGCAATGGTGCGATCTGCATCCTCACCCGGAAGCCATACCAGCAGTAGCTGCAGTAGTGGCGATGATCTATCTCCTGTTTCCAGTATTCCAGATGAATTGATGAAACTTatcgatttcttcatcgacGATTTGAAACAACCAAAGTACTCAAAGCCGCTTACTATTATGCAACTATCGCAAATATTTCAACGGTTTTATGAACGTTTTGACAGGTCGGCACAGCAGCACTTCAACGCACAGTTTTCTCCAGGCGGGATTTCTGGCAACTCAAGTTCTGCTAGCGCTTTATTTAATGCAAGAGAAACGAAGAATAGTGGACTAAGCAGCATCTTTAATAGATCAAGAAGTAGCAGTTTAAGGAATAATGGCTCAAGAACTAGAACACGTACAAATTCACAACAAAACTTCCAACAGCTATTGACCCCAGAAGAAATTTCGAATCAGATTAAGATTCAGGAACGCAACAATTTGATGGTGGATCAAATCATGGATTTATGCGAGACGGAAATATTTAGGAAAATACTACAGGTCGGAACTGGGACGGGAAAACCTGTCAAAATATCTACGAATCAACCAGCAGTCAATCATAACACTTCTTGGAAGATGACTAGTTTGTTTCGCAATAACCCCGAATTCATAGAGTTTGATAAGCTGTTGACCACCAAGCTAAATACAGTAAAAGAACTATCAGATTCCCAACTGCTAGACTTACCTACCTTTTTGGCCTTAGATACTAAGAACGATGAACAATTACAATCGGTAGGCTCATCCTTCGATGAGTTGCTGAATGATACTGTTTCCCCCTGTGAGAAGGTCACGTGTCTAAAGAAACTACATGATATGCTTTTGGAACTTGATCGTAATAACACTGACGAAATCCTTCCCTCTATGATTTATTTGCTAATAGACCATCCTAGGCGAGAACTATTCTTAAATCTACAATTCATTAAATTATTCAGATATCATCGTAGgttgaaggaaaaggagCTGTATGTCACCACAAATTTTGAAGCCGCAATCTCTTTCATCGATTCAGTAACTACAAAAGATTTGTTACCTTTCTGTAAGcatgttgaagaaattgagaTTCCTCAATTAGAGGTTATCAGTGATCAGATAAAATTACCACTAGCATCCGAAGAACCTTTCATGCCTGACTTTAAAAGATCTAATTCCCTATCAGATTTGATATCTGTGGGGAATGTGATTGATTCTGGTTTAAGAAACTTAATGGGAAGACTCAAAACATATACACCACCACCTGTCCCTCCGGGATCCAACACTCCAGTTCCTCTAGGTCAACACGGCTCATCTCCTCTGGCAGAAGTTAATGATACATTGACAGGGGATTGGAGAAGATACAAAGATTCTAAGTTCGAAGATCTGAAGATTAGCGATATGCGaaatatatttgatatatacCAGAATTTGGCAAATAAGAGTAAATAG
- the TIM50 gene encoding protein translocase subunit TIM50 has protein sequence MVPAYAVKRSTVVPTRLLHNSRVILQKDEKKQTPKSILDDDMLARAGVEIEADELAKKGKQGQEGKNAESEEAAADEEQAKEEKGSGKKRRSRKSSTDIKRERYANWFYILSGLGLAGGALSMARNWDDDESEELKAEIPNGYTPDLMYRRLKRRWDSIFTFFQEPPFPDLLPPPPPPPYQRPLTLVLSLEDLLVHSEWTQQTGWRTAKRPGVDYFLGYLSQYYEIVLFSSNYMMYSEKIAEKLDPIHAFITYNLFKEHCLYKDGVHIKDLSKLNRDLGKVLIIDTDENSFKLQPENAIYMEPWDGKADDKLLRLIPFLEYLATQQVSDVRPILKSFPDNKTIPEVFDQRVQKLREKFEREEKNQNNWVMRLSGAGLTGVKPKFPLDMIREEGEKNYVRFMKLVEEEKEKIKLQQEAMGQQTFTLKDYVEGNIPTPEEQMKLQMEKQKEIEAQFEQRKKLKAQEQNIDQGK, from the coding sequence ATGGTACCTGCATACGCAGTAAAAAGGAGTACAGTGGTTCCTACCAGATTATTGCATAACAGCAGGGTTATATTACAAAAAGACgaaaagaagcaaacaCCTAAATCAATCCTAGATGATGATATGCTTGCAAGAGCTGGTGTAGAGATAGAGGCTGACGAGTTAGCCAAGAAGGGGAAGCAAGGCCAAGAAGGGAAGAACGCAGAGTCAGAAGAAGCCGCTGCTGATGAAGAGCaagccaaagaagaaaagggttctggtaagaagagaagaagtagaaaaTCATCCACAGACATTAAGCGTGAACGTTACGCAAACTGGTTCTACATTCTCTCAGGGCTTGGTCTTGCAGGTGGTGCTCTATCCATGGCACGTAACTGGGATGACGACGAGTCCGAAGAATTGAAGGCTGAAATTCCAAACGGCTATACCCCAGATTTGATGTACAGGAGATTGAAGAGACGTTGGGATTCGATATTCACTTTCTTCCAAGAACCTCCATTCCCAGATTTACTCCCACCTCCACCTCCACCACCATACCAAAGACCATTGACCCTTGTCCTTTCTTTGGAGGATTTGTTGGTTCACTCTGAATGGACTCAACAAACAGGCTGGAGAACTGCGAAGAGACCTGGTGTAGACTACTTCTTGGGTTACCTATCCCAATATTACGAGATTGtgttgttttcttccaactATATGATGTATTCCGAAAAGATTGCTGAAAAACTTGATCCTATCCATGCCTTTATTACCTACaaccttttcaaagagCATTGTTTGTACAAAGATGGTGTTCACATCAAGGATTTGTCGAAGCTAAACAGAGATTTGGGTAAAGTTTTGATCATCGATACCGACGAAAACTCCTTCAAGCTACAGCCAGAAAATGCAATTTACATGGAACCATGGGACGGTAAGGCTGATGACAAGTTGTTGAGATTGATTCCATTCTTGGAATACTTGGCTACCCAACAAGTGAGCGACGTGAGACCAATATTGAAGTCCTTCCCAGATAACAAGACCATCCCAGAAGTTTTCGATCAACGTGTCCAGAAGTTAAGAGAAAAGTTCGAGcgtgaagaaaagaaccaaaacaacTGGGTCATGAGACTATCGGGTGCCGGTCTTACCGGAGTCAAACCCAAATTCCCACTCGACATGatcagagaagaaggtgagAAGAACTATGTCAGATTCATGAAGCTcgtcgaagaagaaaaggaaaaaataaaactacAGCAAGAGGCTATGGGCCAACAAACTTTCACCTTGAAGGACTACGTTGAAGGTAACATCCCTACCCCAGAGGAACAGATGAAGCTACAAatggaaaaacaaaaggaaatCGAGGCTCAGTTCGAACAACggaagaagttgaaggcTCAAGAGCAAAACATTGACCAAGGAAAATAA